A stretch of DNA from Candidatus Zixiibacteriota bacterium:
CGGTCAAAAACGGCGGCGCTGAAGTCGGCAGGCAATCCTTTGGCCTGAACGGCGCTTAAAATAATCCAGTGCCCCAGGACGGTAAAGAACAAGAGCATTCGCCAGCCCTTGAAAAAATAAATTGTGCACGAGCAAGTCAGAAGCAGAGACAGATAGAGCGTTAAACCGGGAATGTTGCCCGAACCGGTATAGAGTAGAAACGGCGTCCCCAATCCGCCAAAGACACCGATTATTGACAGAACCGATTCATTTTGACGAATAGCGATCAGATAGGCCGTGGCCGTTACGATAATCATACACGCAAACGCGACCGGATGCGAAACCAGAGAGAAAGTTTGAAATGCGGCGAATATGGTCACGTAAAAAGTCGCGATACCGCCGCCCATGAGAACCTGACTGAAATGTTTATTCTTCTTATATGTTTTCAGGCCAAAAAACATGAGAACAGCCCCGAGAGCGACGCCAAAAGCGATTCGAATCGGAGGCGTTATCCAGCCTTTGTCAATAGAATATTTAAACGCGAATATGGCGGATAAGATGATGAGCGCGATTCCGACTTTATTGAGCCAGTATTCACTGGTTTTCATGTGTTCGGGTAACGTGAATGGTTTCGTTGTATGTTTGACTAATGTCGTCTTATGCGGAGTATAAGATTCCGGAGATGAGGGAGTGATTTGAGGTTGTTCGGTCTTTTGCGGTTTTATTTCCGTCTTTTGAGATACATGGGGCTCAGCGGGTTTAGTCTTGATTTCGATATTGGCAAGCAAATAATCAACGGATTGCTGTAGATTCTTTACGGCGTTTTCGAGCCGAACAACTCTATTTTCGAAATTATCATCCATGCTATCGCGTCCCCCAACGTAATAAATATTTCAATCACTTCTTTATTTCGAGACCATTAAGTAAATCCTCAAAATCTCTTTTATATTCTGCAAATAAATTTTGCCGAGTAAACGCTATTGCCTGAAGAGTTCCATTGCGGCCGGTATAGTAATAGCCGTAATACGTAAAGGGAGTGGTATTGATAGTTCCGTTTATCTGCAGGCACAGAATTTCAACCCCGTTGACGATGCGTTCTTCTTCGAATACACTTTTGGCGTTTAGAGCGGCTGAACGGGCGTTGGCAAGAGCCAATTCTCTAAGTTTTTCAATCGTCAATTCGGATTTGCTGTAAAGAATGACGGCATGGGCATCTCCGTTAATATGCTCAAATTCATATTCCGCGTCGGCATTGATACCGAGCTTGCCCTTGAGCCATTTATTGTCATTAATCCAGATACCATATTTCCCTTTGGAGCCCTCATAATAATGATTGGATGAAAACGGTTTGAAATAAGAAACCGGTTTTTTTATTTCGGTCTTTTTCTCAACATTGTTCGATGATTGATTTTCTGATTTAGCAGAGTCGTTTTCATCGGAGAATTCCGTACCATAAGAAACCGATACCAGCGTCAATACAAGAACCATGATATATACAAATGTTGAAACCATAACTATATCCAAAAACCTAATTATAGTTTTCCTGAACGTGCAATAAACTTATATAGAAACGAAATGAACATCAACAATTATTGAGAAATTTCCTCAATAACAGATGTGCCCCGCAAAGGCTCCGGCTTGGAAATCGTCCACTTTTCATGTAGACGATATCGTCCGTCGAGCAGAATCTCAACTTCCGATACGGTTGTCCCTGAGATAAATTTATCCAAAACGCTTAAATATTGCCAAACCATTCGGATTGATTCCTTCTCATCAATATAACCGACGACAGTTCCGAATCGAGTTCCACCGCCTTGAAAAGTCGCCCAGACAATAGTCTTATCCTGACGATAATGAAACACCGTATCCTGATTAAAATCCCCGTCGTCATAGTTCTCGACGCCCTTGAAGTATTTGTTATTTAGATTTATCTCAGACATAGGTTATTCGCTTGACGATTTATGACCAGTATCGAAGACGAATTTCCATTGACCGTCCGGTTGCTTTTTCCAGATCGTCACATAATTTCCGTAAGTTGCCGAGGCTTTTCCCGAGTCGTCAATATGAGTTGATTTGTATTTGCCAAGAGTATAACCCAAATCTCCGGACGCGGCAATATCGGCGAAATACGGTTCCCAGTTGAGAATGTCGTTGTCAATTTTGGGGAAGAGCGATAAGATTGAATCCCTTCCGACCCTCGGTTCAATTCCGGCGGCATAAATCCGAGCGTCATCGGCCATGTAATAATCAAAAGCCGCGCGAGCTCCATTTTCCAAAGCTAATTTTGCGAACTCACGGTCGGTATGAAGGAGAATGTCCTTTGTTTCCATAGTGTCTGCCTCTTGCTATGGCAGAAAGATAGGTGTCTTTTATTTTGCAGGCAAGAGCTAAGGATTATTTTTTCTTGCGCAATTTGCTCATTGAAGGCAGCGAAAATCCTTTGATTTCCTGGCGTTCCTGCAAGCAGGCTTCATCATAATCAATGACTCGGTATAAAATGCTTTCCACATATTTCTTTTTAATTTGCATAGCCTGATTGATTGAGTCAATTTTTATGAAATTATAGCTATAGCCGCTGTCGTCGCAAAAACGCAGAACCGGTTTCATATAATTAATGATATATTCCTCAGCTGTTTCACCCAAAAGCTTCATCGGGTTGGAAACAAAACATGTATCGCATAAACCCAATACATTTTTTGTTTGGGCAGTGTTCTCATTATTAAATACCAGTACTATGTCCCGAGGATTTCCTCCACCGACCGACTCGGAGACATATTGAAATATAAATCGGCCGTAAAAAACCGCCGATAGCACCAGAGTCACCACGATCACCACGATTGGTATCAATTTGCTTTCTACGGTTCGTTTATATAGATCGATTATTATGCTAAATCCCAGGGAACCGAGAAACATAAGCACGTAGAGAAATTTATATTTGAATATCTCCATATCCGAATCGGTCACATAAAAAACGAAAAGCATTATGCAAACAAATACTAAAAAATACATCAAAAGCCAGAAGAGTCGAATAAAATGGCGTTTGAACCATGATGACTCTTTAGTGTTTCTATAAGTCTGAAACGGTCCCTTGTTGCCGAATAATCCAATATAAACCAGGGCAACCAGGGTATTATAAAACATAAAGCAGATTCCAACCGCGAGATATTTGGTATTAAGGGCGTTATATGTCACAACACCAAAAGAAATGAAAAAGGAGTTAATAATAATAAACCCAAAAATATAGCAGGCTGAAGTTATTGCCCCGATAAATCCTATGGCGGTCTTCAAATTGTTAATAATTCCCGAACTGGTAGCATTATTCATTATGTACCCTCCCACAGCTAAAATATTTTATTACTTCAACGTATGCGCGAGATGCCGATCATTGGTTTGAATATTGAACATAATACATAGATGTAATATAAGATATTAATATGAATGAAACAGGTCAATATAAAAATATAGAAATATCAAATAAATAGATCGATTATTCCCAAAAGCTTGGCGGCCGAGACGGCAACGATGATTATAAGTATCCAGCGGATAAATTTATTACCCTTTTTTATGGCGAATTTTACGGCCACCCAAGCGCCCAGCATATTTCCGATCGCCATAATAAGCCCTACGGTCCAGACAATTTGATCGTTGAGGGCGAAAATAATTACGGCGAAAAACGTGAAACAGAGGACGATTAGAACTTTCACCGGATTGGCATGCAGCTCATCGAAGCCGACGCTGAGCATCAATCCGGCCAAAAGGATAATCCCGACACCGGCCTGAATAAATCCTCCATATATTCCAATTCCGAAAAATATTAACATCTGAACAAATGACGTTTTGGTAATATCATCAATAGCTTTGGCTTTGAACCATCTTTTGGGCCGCACCAGAAGTATGATCAGCATGCAAACCATGATAACGCCGATAGTGTGATGCATTATTCGTTCATTCAAATCGGACGCGATCTGGGCGCCGATTATGGCTCCGATTACGGCCGGGATTGCCAGCTTAAAGCTGTGTTTAATATTTAATAGATGGCTGTTATGAAAAGTCCTGACTCCGACAATATTCTGCAGGAGAATGGCGACGCGGTTGGTTCCGTTAGCGATATTGGCGGGCAGACCGAGAAAAATCAAAAGCGGCAAAGTAATAAGCGAGCCGCTTCCGGCAAGGGTGTTAATAAATCCGGCGGCGAAGCCCGCTCCGATGACAGCCAGATACATATACCATTCCATGGCGGCGAATGTATGCGATTGGGCGCTTTCTGTCAACTATTGAAACGACCAAATAATAGACTTGCCTTAACAAAATAATCTTTTCTTATTTCGAATTAACGATTCCGGAAAAAGAGGCTCAGTTTGGAAAAATCAAGATTATCTCATAAAAGATATGCCGCGTTACTGGGAGTGGCATTTCTTATTCTCTGGATCGTACTGGCGATAAACCCTCATGACCGGCAGGACTGGGCTTTGGAAAATCTCCTGGCGGTCGTATGTGTCGGGGTTCTGGCATTTACCGCCAAGAGATTTCCACTTTCACGGATTTCCTACTCATTAATTTTTTTATTTATAGGTGTTCATGAAATCGGAGCTCATTATACCTACGCGCAGGTACCATATGACGCCTGGTTTGAGTCAATAATCGGCCGGACATTTAATTCGTTGATGGGGTGGGAAAGAAATCATTTCGACCGCCTGGTTCATTTCAGTTACGGCCTGCTTCTGGCTTATCCGATTCGGGAAGTGTTTTTTCGAGTCGCTCATGTCAAAGGTTTTTGGGGATATTTCCTGCCTCTGGATGTAACGATGTCAACATCAATGCTCTTTGAATTATTCGAATGGGGAGCGGTCAAAGTTTTTGGCGGCGATCTGGGCGTGGCCTACCTGGGAACACAGGGTGACATTTGGGACGCTCACAAAGATATGGGATTGGCCAGCTTGGGGGCGTTTCTGGCCATGCTGGTAACGGCCTTTATTAATTATCGCCTGCAGAGAGATTTTGCCCGGGAATGGTCGGAGAGTCTGAAAGTTAAAAATAACCTGCCCCTGGGCGAAGACGAAATCAAGAGGTTGATTAAAAAGCGAAAAAACAATAGTGAATAAATTCGTGGGAGATGAGAATGTCAAAGTTAAAAATGACCGGTGAGATTCGGACCGATAAAGATGTTGAATACAGCGATTTACCCGCCGATATGTGGGGCGAAGCGGTTTTTAATATCGACGGGGAAGAACTGGTAATGGAAGTCAGCCTTGAGGATAAAGCTATCGTGGCTATTATGGCCGGGGAAGACGCCGTATGGAAAGGCACTTTTGAGGGTTTGAAAATGCTCCTCCGCGGCGAGATCAAGGCGCGGTAGATTATTATAGAATACCTTTTACGGTTGCTATGTATTTTAATGATTAGATATAACAAGGCGGCGTGCGATGAAATTGTTGATGATATACACTGATAGATTTGCCTATAAAACCAGCGTTAAGGCGGTTGAAGAAGTTCAGGATATCGATGAAGAACGGGAAATTAATGATACTCTGATAGGATTCATACAGGTCGAAAAAGAGGATGAAGAAAACCTGTCGGCGGTCGAAACCAAAATGATTAAGAATCTAAAATGGGCGGCCCGCAAAAACGATACGCGCAAAATACTCCTGCATTCTTTCGCGCATTTATCCGAAAGCAAAGCTACTCTCGAAGCCACCAAACAATTATTCGACAGCGCTGAGCATAGGTTGACGAAAGCGGAATACGAAGTTTCCCAAACGCCGTTCGGGTATTTTCTTGATTTGGATATTCAGGCTCCGGGCAAATCATTGGCCCGGATATTCGTTGATATTTGATTATCAATACGCCTTATGCACCAGAATATATTCTTTGGCCAGTTTGCCGTATTCCCGGGCTAATTTTTCCGTAAGATGGACTTTGCTAATCATTTTTTTATCAATCGATTTGGTATCGCGAAAAGTAGATTCTATGATCGCCAGGTTGGCGCCTTTTACTAAATTCTTATTGAACTTGTTCGTGCCGGTATCGCCGGTTATGGCGATGATTTCATCTTCACAGGAAATTCGATAACCGAGAGCGGGGAGAGGGTCGGTAATTCCGGCTCCGGCAACGCTGCCGTAATGGGTCATTTCAAATACTTCAATATTCATCCCGGCGACCGATCGTTTATCTCCTTCGTTGAGATTGCCCAGAATGATTGGAAATTCAGTCGTGAAATCATATATGCGTGTGAATTCACGCACCATAGATTCAACTTCAATACAATCACTTGGAGCATATATAACGAGAGTTTCTTCGCGGCCGATCATACGGAGAAAACCAAGCAGCGAATGAAGCCCTCCCATATGATCAAAATGCCCGTGTGTAATGAAAATTGCTGATAATTTCTTGTAATTAATTTTGTTTTTCAATAAATCTCTTAGGATACCATCTCCGCAATCGATCAATATTGCCCCTTCTGAATTTTCAATCCAAACCTGATTAGCGATTCCGGCTCGTGAATATAGAATATCGACGGTTAATGATTTTCCATTCCATCGGGCATAATTATTTTTATCAAGATTCATGATATTATCCTCATTCCATTATTGATAACTCAAAATGATAACGTACGCGTTATAGCTTTTTGGGACCAATAGTTTTTATTGTGACGATTTTCTTTAGTTTATTCTTTTGCGATGAACAATCGCATCCAACACATCCCTGTCCCTTACTTTTATCCCAAAACGTATTTCCAATATATCAACCTCAAGCTGAGGTTTAGCAAACCTGATTTTCGCCGCTGCGTGCTGGATCCACTCCAGCGAGATCTTAGCCGCCGTTATGGAGTGAATAAACACAATTCCTACTATATTATCATGTTGCTTCCTTATACATCCACTCATCAGCAAGTAAGGCATAGATATATTTATCCCACCATTCACTTTCTTCATAAACTGCTTCTCTTAACTGTGCCTCTCGCCTCATCCCAAGACTTTCCATTATTTTCCAGGATGCAGAATTGCCGCTACTTGTATCCGCTTGAATGCGGTGCAAATCAAGCGATCTAAACCCATAGTTCATCAATGCTTTGGCTCCTTCTGTGGCATATCCCTGCCCTCGATACTCAGTACCCAGCGCCCATCCGATTGCCCCTTGTTTTTGGTCTCGACATATCAGCGTCAACAATCCCATCACCTTGCCATCTTCTTTCCGTTCAATGGCCAGGTCAAATACCTTTTCCTTTTCAAAGGGCTGATATGAATTCTGCAAGTCGATGTATTTTTTAATCCCGTCTTCGGTAGCTTCTATATTATCGGATGTTACTTTTGCTACCGAAGGTTGAGACACAAATTCAAATATATCTTGTGCATCTT
This window harbors:
- a CDS encoding n-acetylglutamate synthase, encoding MSEINLNNKYFKGVENYDDGDFNQDTVFHYRQDKTIVWATFQGGGTRFGTVVGYIDEKESIRMVWQYLSVLDKFISGTTVSEVEILLDGRYRLHEKWTISKPEPLRGTSVIEEISQ
- a CDS encoding nuclear transport factor 2 family protein, producing METKDILLHTDREFAKLALENGARAAFDYYMADDARIYAAGIEPRVGRDSILSLFPKIDNDILNWEPYFADIAASGDLGYTLGKYKSTHIDDSGKASATYGNYVTIWKKQPDGQWKFVFDTGHKSSSE
- a CDS encoding sulfite exporter TauE/SafE family protein, giving the protein MTESAQSHTFAAMEWYMYLAVIGAGFAAGFINTLAGSGSLITLPLLIFLGLPANIANGTNRVAILLQNIVGVRTFHNSHLLNIKHSFKLAIPAVIGAIIGAQIASDLNERIMHHTIGVIMVCMLIILLVRPKRWFKAKAIDDITKTSFVQMLIFFGIGIYGGFIQAGVGIILLAGLMLSVGFDELHANPVKVLIVLCFTFFAVIIFALNDQIVWTVGLIMAIGNMLGAWVAVKFAIKKGNKFIRWILIIIVAVSAAKLLGIIDLFI
- a CDS encoding DUF2238 domain-containing protein — translated: MEKSRLSHKRYAALLGVAFLILWIVLAINPHDRQDWALENLLAVVCVGVLAFTAKRFPLSRISYSLIFLFIGVHEIGAHYTYAQVPYDAWFESIIGRTFNSLMGWERNHFDRLVHFSYGLLLAYPIREVFFRVAHVKGFWGYFLPLDVTMSTSMLFELFEWGAVKVFGGDLGVAYLGTQGDIWDAHKDMGLASLGAFLAMLVTAFINYRLQRDFAREWSESLKVKNNLPLGEDEIKRLIKKRKNNSE
- a CDS encoding threonyl-tRNA synthetase editing domain-containing protein, with translation MKLLMIYTDRFAYKTSVKAVEEVQDIDEEREINDTLIGFIQVEKEDEENLSAVETKMIKNLKWAARKNDTRKILLHSFAHLSESKATLEATKQLFDSAEHRLTKAEYEVSQTPFGYFLDLDIQAPGKSLARIFVDI
- a CDS encoding MBL fold metallo-hydrolase: MNLDKNNYARWNGKSLTVDILYSRAGIANQVWIENSEGAILIDCGDGILRDLLKNKINYKKLSAIFITHGHFDHMGGLHSLLGFLRMIGREETLVIYAPSDCIEVESMVREFTRIYDFTTEFPIILGNLNEGDKRSVAGMNIEVFEMTHYGSVAGAGITDPLPALGYRISCEDEIIAITGDTGTNKFNKNLVKGANLAIIESTFRDTKSIDKKMISKVHLTEKLAREYGKLAKEYILVHKAY
- a CDS encoding GNAT family N-acetyltransferase; protein product: MTLPITSDRIILRRYTHEDAQDIFEFVSQPSVAKVTSDNIEATEDGIKKYIDLQNSYQPFEKEKVFDLAIERKEDGKVMGLLTLICRDQKQGAIGWALGTEYRGQGYATEGAKALMNYGFRSLDLHRIQADTSSGNSASWKIMESLGMRREAQLREAVYEESEWWDKYIYALLADEWMYKEAT